From Medicago truncatula cultivar Jemalong A17 chromosome 7, MtrunA17r5.0-ANR, whole genome shotgun sequence, a single genomic window includes:
- the LOC25497601 gene encoding uncharacterized protein, translating into MINMQDTNQRLKNLSFQMEMMQEQIMDIQANIQSTHGKQENNLNTCEEVGTSVEKGVEDTEEDIILEECSTIKMTEELEPLHPIELPQERSYAEEAKTVDNGAVLIVTEKQEWILSKKESSEQKGKTTSEAKIDRVIDEICALFNKPRLGRIWTPHQLYFKFMEFLPTRRIEKDDVLSVSFWPP; encoded by the coding sequence ATGATAAACATGCAGGATACCAATCAGAGATTGAAGAATCTATCCTTTCAGATGGAAATGATGCAAGAACAAATCATGGATATTCAAGCCAACATTCAATCCACTCAcggaaaacaagaaaataatttaaatacatGTGAGGAAGTCGGAACGAGTGTTGAAAAAGGTGTTGAGGATACCGAGGAAGACATAATACTAGAAGAATGTAGCACAATAAAAATGACGGAAGAATTAGAGCCACTACATCCAATAGAACTTCCTCAAGAAAGGTCATATGCTGAAGAGGCCAAAACTGTTGATAATGGAGCAGTGTTGATAGTTACAGAGAAACAGGAATGGATACTTAGCAAGAAAGAATCAAGTGAACAAAAGGGGAAGACAACGAGCGAGGCAAAGATTGATCGAGTCATAGACGAAATATGCGCCTTGTTCAACAAACCCAGGTTAGGGAGGATATGGACTCCACATCAATTATACTTCAAATTCATGGAATTCCTCCCAACACGCAGGATTGAAAAAGATGATGTGTTGTCCGTTTCATTTTGGCCACCCTAA